The following are from one region of the Gammaproteobacteria bacterium genome:
- a CDS encoding extracellular solute-binding protein, which yields MPHRSHRLRLSTFTLIATLLSGLPGPSQAAGSHAISLHGDPKYGPDFQHFDYADPEAVKGGDVRLHSIGTFDTLNPYTLKGVPAAGLNGLFDTLTEHAADEAFTEYGLLAESIELAPDNSAVTFALRPEARFHDGSPVAVEDVIFTFETLKTQGHPFYRSYYANVERAEKTGDRKVTFRFSSNDNRELPLIVGQMPVLSRAYWKDRDFQKTTLEAPLGSGPYTVESVDPGRSITYRRNPDYWGADLPVNRGRHNFDRIRYDYYRDGTVALEAFKAGEYDFRLENVSKDWATGYDGPALRSGVIVKENIPNQQPTGMQGFVFNTRNELFADPRVREALTLAFDFEWTNENLFYGAYDRTKSYFSNSELASQGSPTEAELRILEPFRGKIPDAVFAGNPQPPVTDGSGNARANLRKAAKLLKSAGWVVRDGRLVNGSTGKPFEFELMLVSPAFERVSLPYGRNLKRLGIDMRVRTVDSAQYQKRLDTFDFDMVVATFPQSLSPGNEQRDFWTSEKATEPGSRNLAGVRDPVVDELVEAVINAPDRQSLVDQTRALDRVLLAGHYVVPHWHLRSFRVAYRDRFSRPATSPPYALGFDTWWVDPEKDRALAGKSGRTRP from the coding sequence ATGCCCCATCGCAGCCACCGTCTCCGACTCTCGACTTTTACCCTGATCGCGACCCTATTGTCGGGCCTGCCCGGCCCCTCGCAGGCGGCGGGGAGCCATGCGATATCGCTGCACGGCGACCCGAAGTACGGGCCGGACTTCCAGCACTTCGACTACGCCGATCCCGAGGCGGTCAAGGGAGGTGACGTCAGGCTCCATTCCATCGGAACCTTCGATACCCTCAATCCCTACACGCTCAAGGGTGTCCCGGCCGCGGGTCTGAACGGCTTGTTCGATACCCTCACCGAGCATGCCGCCGACGAGGCGTTCACCGAATACGGCCTGCTGGCCGAGTCCATCGAACTTGCACCGGACAATTCCGCCGTTACGTTTGCGCTGCGGCCCGAGGCGCGATTTCACGACGGCAGCCCGGTTGCCGTCGAGGACGTCATCTTCACCTTCGAAACCCTGAAGACCCAGGGGCATCCCTTCTACCGCTCCTACTACGCGAATGTCGAACGGGCGGAGAAGACCGGGGATCGCAAGGTCACCTTCCGATTCAGTTCGAACGACAACCGCGAACTGCCCCTGATCGTCGGCCAGATGCCCGTGCTGTCCCGCGCCTACTGGAAAGACCGGGACTTTCAGAAGACCACCCTGGAGGCGCCGCTGGGCAGCGGACCCTATACGGTGGAGTCCGTCGACCCCGGACGTTCGATCACCTACCGAAGAAACCCGGACTACTGGGGCGCAGACCTGCCGGTCAACCGGGGCAGACACAATTTCGACCGGATTCGCTACGACTACTATCGCGACGGGACCGTCGCGCTGGAGGCCTTCAAGGCCGGGGAGTACGACTTCCGCCTGGAGAACGTGTCGAAAGACTGGGCGACGGGTTACGACGGTCCGGCGCTGCGCTCAGGCGTCATCGTCAAGGAGAACATTCCGAACCAGCAACCGACCGGCATGCAGGGCTTCGTCTTCAACACGCGGAACGAGCTGTTCGCGGACCCCCGCGTGCGCGAGGCACTGACCCTGGCCTTCGACTTCGAATGGACCAACGAGAACCTGTTCTACGGAGCATACGACCGGACGAAGAGCTACTTCTCGAATTCCGAGCTCGCCTCGCAGGGATCGCCAACGGAGGCGGAACTCCGGATCCTAGAGCCCTTTCGGGGCAAGATCCCGGACGCGGTCTTCGCGGGCAACCCGCAGCCCCCCGTTACCGACGGTTCCGGCAACGCGCGCGCCAACCTCCGCAAGGCCGCGAAACTGCTGAAGTCCGCCGGATGGGTCGTGAGGGACGGCAGGCTCGTCAATGGGTCCACCGGAAAGCCATTTGAGTTCGAACTCATGCTGGTCAGCCCCGCCTTCGAGCGCGTGTCGCTGCCCTACGGGCGCAACCTGAAGCGCCTGGGCATCGACATGCGGGTCCGCACCGTGGACAGCGCCCAGTACCAGAAGCGCCTGGACACCTTCGACTTCGACATGGTGGTGGCGACGTTCCCGCAATCGCTGTCGCCCGGCAACGAGCAGCGGGATTTCTGGACGTCGGAAAAGGCGACCGAGCCGGGCAGCCGCAACCTCGCCGGGGTCAGGGATCCCGTGGTGGACGAACTGGTCGAGGCGGTCATCAATGCACCGGACCGCCAGAGCCTGGTCGACCAAACGCGGGCGCTGGACCGAGTGCTTCTCGCCGGACACTACGTGGTTCCTCACTGGCACCTGCGCAGCTTCCGCGTGGCCTATCGGGACCGTTTCTCCCGCCCGGCCACCTCCCCTCCCTACGCGCTGGGATTCGATACCTGGTGGGTGGACCCCGAGAAGGACCGGGCGCTTGCCGGGAAGTCCGGTCGAACAAGACCCTGA